A window of the Halopseudomonas phragmitis genome harbors these coding sequences:
- a CDS encoding efflux RND transporter permease subunit: protein MILSDTAVVRPVFATVLALLLVIFGLVAFSMLPLREYPDIDPPVVNIDTTYVGAAASVIDSQITQVIEERIAGVEGIEYIESRSEDSRSIITVRFSINKDVNEAANDIRDRVSGLLRSLPDEADPPQVRKLDANQDVIVWWNLASDRMTLPELTDYAERYLVDRFSTLDGVGQVRVGGAQRYAMRVWLDREALAARNLTVADVENALRAENVELPAGSIESLNRLFTVRVARSFTLPEEFARLVIARGDDNYLVRLGDVARVERGTEEERNLFRGNGVPMVGIGLERQSTANTLDVSRAARELVEALNPTLPEGMQILPSFDSSVFIEGAIKEVYSTLLIALVLVVLAIFLFLGSPRAILVPAVTLPVSITATFIGLLLFGFTVNLLTLLALVLAIGLVVDDAIIVLENIRRRIDEEGETPLVAAFYGARQVAFAVVSTTLVLVAVFVPIAFLQGDVGRLFSEFALTMAAAVAFSSFVALTLSAMLASKVLKAHDEDNWLSRWVERVLLLSRGIYAKALRFVLRFRWAALLVFLLMFAGTGWLFNKLPSEYTPREDRGSLFVMVNGPEGASYDYMLEYMDEIEKRLMDLVDAGEISRLLVRAPRAFGAVTTFNTGIAVVVLEDWGQRRSGWEIMADIQARLSDLPGVRAFPVMRQGFASGQQQPFRLVIGGAGSYDELAEWRDILLSKIAEDNPGLTNIDSDYKETQPQLEVQIDYDRAADLGVNISTIGRTLETMLGSRRVTTYIDEGEEYDVILEGERETQRRAASMENIYVRSASSGQLIPLSNLVSLEEYAGSTTLNRYNRNRAITIDASLADGVALGTALDHVERLAREHLPENLVIDYKGQSLDLRNASGSLLFVFVLGLIVVFLVLAAQFESFIHPLVIMFGVPLAVGGALVGLWLTGNTLNLYSQIGLVMLIGLAAKNGILIVEFANQLRDAGKPFEQALIEASTLRLRPILMTGVTTVAGSIPLVLAFGPGAETRQVIGIVVVSGVSVSMFLTLFVIPVLYSLMARGTGSPDAVRHRLDSEQQASA, encoded by the coding sequence CATCGACCCGCCGGTGGTCAATATCGACACCACCTATGTCGGCGCCGCCGCCAGCGTGATCGACTCGCAAATCACTCAGGTGATTGAGGAGCGGATCGCCGGGGTTGAGGGTATCGAATATATCGAGTCGCGCAGCGAAGACAGTCGTTCGATCATTACCGTGCGGTTTTCGATCAACAAGGACGTCAACGAAGCGGCCAACGATATCCGTGACCGGGTTTCCGGGCTGCTGCGTTCACTGCCCGATGAGGCCGACCCACCCCAGGTCCGCAAGCTGGATGCCAACCAGGACGTGATCGTCTGGTGGAACCTGGCCAGTGACCGGATGACCCTGCCGGAGCTGACCGATTACGCTGAGCGCTATCTGGTTGACCGGTTTTCCACTCTAGATGGGGTAGGCCAGGTGCGTGTTGGTGGCGCCCAGCGTTATGCCATGCGGGTCTGGCTCGACCGTGAGGCGCTGGCAGCGCGTAATCTGACCGTAGCGGATGTCGAGAATGCACTGCGGGCCGAGAACGTTGAACTGCCGGCCGGCAGTATCGAGTCGCTGAACCGTTTGTTTACCGTACGGGTAGCACGCAGTTTCACCTTGCCTGAAGAGTTCGCCCGGCTGGTGATTGCCCGGGGCGATGACAACTATCTGGTGCGTCTGGGTGATGTGGCCAGGGTCGAGCGGGGCACCGAAGAAGAGCGCAATCTGTTCCGTGGCAATGGCGTGCCCATGGTCGGTATTGGCCTGGAGCGGCAGTCCACCGCCAACACCCTGGATGTGTCCAGGGCAGCTCGTGAGCTGGTTGAAGCGCTGAATCCGACCCTGCCGGAGGGCATGCAGATTCTGCCCAGTTTCGATAGCTCGGTGTTTATCGAGGGCGCGATCAAAGAGGTCTACAGTACCCTGTTGATCGCGCTGGTACTGGTGGTGCTGGCGATCTTCCTGTTTCTTGGCAGTCCGCGGGCGATTCTGGTGCCTGCGGTGACCCTGCCGGTTTCGATTACTGCAACCTTCATCGGCCTGTTGCTATTTGGCTTTACCGTCAACCTGCTGACCCTGCTGGCGCTGGTATTGGCGATCGGTCTGGTGGTGGATGATGCCATCATTGTGCTCGAGAACATTCGCCGGCGTATCGATGAAGAGGGAGAAACGCCTCTGGTGGCGGCTTTCTACGGAGCCCGGCAGGTGGCCTTTGCGGTGGTCTCGACCACCCTGGTGCTGGTGGCGGTGTTCGTCCCCATCGCTTTTTTGCAGGGTGATGTCGGTCGGCTGTTCTCCGAGTTTGCCCTGACCATGGCTGCAGCCGTGGCCTTCTCCAGTTTCGTGGCGCTGACCTTGTCGGCAATGCTGGCATCCAAGGTGCTCAAGGCGCATGACGAAGATAACTGGCTGAGCCGCTGGGTTGAGCGGGTACTGTTGCTGTCCCGGGGTATTTACGCTAAGGCTCTGCGTTTCGTCTTGCGTTTCCGTTGGGCGGCGTTGCTGGTGTTCCTGTTGATGTTTGCTGGCACTGGCTGGCTGTTCAACAAGCTGCCCAGTGAGTACACCCCGCGTGAGGACCGTGGTTCTCTGTTCGTCATGGTTAATGGCCCGGAAGGCGCCTCCTATGACTACATGCTTGAGTACATGGATGAAATCGAAAAACGCCTGATGGATCTGGTCGACGCTGGTGAGATCAGTCGCTTGCTGGTGCGTGCGCCACGGGCCTTTGGCGCGGTGACCACCTTCAATACCGGGATTGCCGTGGTAGTGCTGGAGGATTGGGGGCAGCGCCGCAGTGGTTGGGAAATCATGGCGGACATTCAGGCGCGCCTGAGCGATCTGCCCGGGGTCCGGGCCTTCCCGGTCATGCGCCAGGGCTTTGCCAGCGGTCAACAGCAGCCATTCCGGCTGGTGATTGGCGGGGCGGGCAGCTACGACGAACTGGCCGAGTGGCGCGATATCCTGCTGAGCAAGATCGCTGAGGACAATCCAGGGCTGACCAATATCGATTCCGACTACAAGGAAACCCAGCCACAGCTGGAGGTGCAGATCGATTATGACCGGGCTGCCGATCTGGGGGTCAATATCAGTACTATTGGCCGGACCCTGGAAACCATGCTGGGTTCGCGGCGGGTGACTACCTACATTGATGAAGGCGAGGAATACGATGTCATCCTCGAAGGTGAGCGCGAGACCCAGCGCCGGGCGGCCAGCATGGAAAATATCTATGTGCGCTCGGCCAGTAGCGGGCAGCTGATTCCATTGTCGAACCTGGTCAGTCTGGAAGAATATGCCGGCTCGACCACCCTGAACCGTTACAACCGCAATCGGGCGATCACCATTGATGCCTCGCTGGCCGATGGCGTGGCCCTGGGCACCGCCCTGGATCATGTCGAGCGCCTGGCCCGTGAGCACCTGCCGGAAAACCTGGTGATCGACTACAAGGGCCAATCACTGGACCTGCGTAATGCCAGTGGCTCACTGCTGTTCGTGTTTGTGCTGGGCCTGATCGTGGTATTTCTGGTGCTGGCGGCTCAGTTCGAAAGCTTTATTCACCCGTTGGTGATCATGTTTGGTGTACCCCTGGCGGTGGGCGGAGCCCTGGTCGGGCTGTGGCTGACCGGCAACACCCTGAACCTCTACAGCCAAATCGGCCTGGTGATGCTGATTGGTCTGGCGGCCAAGAACGGTATCCTGATCGTCGAGTTCGCCAACCAGTTGCGTGATGCCGGCAAGCCCTTCGAGCAGGCTTTGATCGAGGCCAGCACTCTGCGTCTGCGGCCGATCCTGATGACCGGGGTAACCACGGTGGCAGGCTCGATTCCCTTGGTGCTGGCGTTCGGTCCGGGCGCGGAAACCCGCCAGGTCATTGGCATCGTGGTGGTGTCCGGAGTCAGCGTGTCGATGTTCCTGACCCTGTTTGTGATCCCGGTACTGTATAGCCTGATGGCGCGAGGGACTGGCTCACCGGATGCGGTGCGTCATCGCCTGGACAGTGAGCAGCAAGCCAGCGCCTGA